The genomic DNA ACCATCGCATTCCTTTCCCTCGCCTCTCTCATCATCCTTCTAAGCGGTTTCCTCGATGCCCTGGATGGAAAAGTGGCTAGATTGTCAGGTAAAGCAGGTAAGAGAGGGGACTTCGTGGATCATGTTATCGACAGATATGCTGATGTCCTTATGATAGGAGCCGTAGCCTTCAGTGCGTGGTGCGATCCGTACCTGGGTATTCTAGCCATGGTAGGTGTTCTCCTGACTTCGTATATGGGCACTCAGGCCCAGGCGGTGGGCATTGGGAGGCAATATGCGGGACTGTTGGGAAGAGCGGACCGCTTGGTGCTAATGGTGATAGCATGCGTCGTTCAGGCCGTGCTAGAAGCATACGGCATCAGAACTTTGGACTTCGCGTCCTTATCACTCACAATTTTTGAGATCATGATGATATGGTTCGCTGTGGTGGGCAATCTGACTGCATTGCAACGTGCCTATGGCACTTGGAGAGCCTTGAAATAGAGCTCGCCTTCGATTTGGGGTTATGGTCATAAAGACATAACCTAGCATATTATTGAGAGTTGATGCTAACCCGCATATCTCAACGCACTTTCTATTGAAAAAGGTGGGTGTGCTATAACTCCAACTCGCAATTCAGTAGCATTACGTTGAAGACGTAACGAACATTCTTTTTTTATGTCTCAGGTTTGGGATTTGAGCTGCTTGCTTTTTGGTTAGGTGGGACTCCTGCTTGGAGTCGCATCGGCTTCTCTTTAGAGATGACCTTCGAATGGTCCTCTTCCTTCATTGGCTGCCTTCTTTTCTTTCTTAAACGATAGCGATAGTATATGAGAGGGTGCTTGACCCATTCCAACTTGCACAAATCATCAGCGTTGAAGCAAACAGCATTAGTCCTCATGGTCGAGCATTCAGGAGGGGTATAAGTAGTGCCAGATATCTCTCCCGTAATATGGTTTATCTGATATTTGGTCTTAGACTCGTCGAAATCAGGTGATCCGGAGAAGATTCTCAATATCTCTTCTCTGCTCAGACCTATTGCGTATAGAAAAGAGGTGAGGGCGAACCTGCCTGGGTGTGAAATGTTCTCCCCTGCTTGGGCCAAAGCCACCAGGCGCCTCATACACGGGGGGAAGCATTCCACATCAGCTTCTCCCAAGTCTTCTGCCTGATAGCGATCTTTCATCTCTTCAGCAAGCCTTCGCAATTCTACCACATCAGGACGAAGCGCATCCATCATCCATTTGTTAACAGGCAAAGGCAACTCATCCTCTATTTTATCGTAGAGAGCCTGTTCCAGTACTCTAGCGAAGCTCGTTTTAGGCAGCGAAACCATTCCTCTCTTAACTTCTGTATTAACTAACTTCCACTTCCTGTCCCTCAGCGAGGATGTAAGGCGCAGGAAGTCCGAGAAGTGTAGTCTAGGGATACCTTCAATCAATTCCGCTTGCACGCCCAATTCTTGGGCGATTTGCATGAGCAGCTCCATTTTTTCAGTCTGCATCCGTTCGTAAGCGGTTTTAGCCTCTGCCAGGGCATAGCGACGGATAAGGAACCCATCCCCCACGCACGAGACTAGGATGCGCGCCAAGGGGTAGCTCAGGACCTCCTGCAGCCTTTCCTCTTCAGTGGCCATAGGATTATCGCTAACCCTGCCTGATTCGATGGCGCTCAGCACCCGCTTCTTTCCTCTTGTCCTCGCTTCCTGGAGCGCTGTTTTGAGAAGGAGATCCTCCAGCTCTATGCCAGACTGTTTCACCATCTCCCCCGCGCCTTTAAGGAAGGGATAGCGGGCTAGCTCCTTCGAATTCATCATGCAAGCTAAGACCAAAGGTCCATAAAAGCCTCGCTCTCAATCACCTAACGAGAGGAAAGGCGCAATCGAGGCGGCTATCGAGGAATCATCCAACTGTGAGGCTAACTCTTGCAGATTGGAATATGGGCGCCCCTTCACCAAACGGCTTGCCCTCTTTAACCCAATAGACGGTAGAGAAGCCAACGCGGCCAGGGGACATGTATTAGGGTCCAAGGGGTATTCCACCGCGGTAACGCTTCTCTCTCCCCATCCCACCACTTTGCAATCCACGAAGCGCCCAAGCTGCAGGGGATATTCGAAGCCAACCAAAATAGGATATGTTCCCACCTGTCTACCAAAGGTATGATTACCCTCGTAAATCTCGGTGTACACTTTGCTAAGCCGGGACCCTAAGGGGAGCATCTCCTGTAGAAGAGGCTTATCTATCTCTAATCTTACCTTTTCCTTGAAGCGCAGGAAATCGGAGTGAGAAATGCGGCGTTTGAAATGGCGTCTTATAGGGCTTACCTGACGTATGTTGATTCGCCTTAACCAGAGCCCTTCCCTCCTCACTTCTCTAAGGAATTCCAAGTTCAATCTCAGGGTCTCTTTTGACTCACCATCCAGACCGATGATGAAATTCAATCCAGGTAGTAGCTTTGGAAGGCCTGTAGGTCCTATTTCCCTACCGATTTGATTGATGAGCTTAATTGCTTCCAAAGTCTGCTCGGGAGTAGCATTGAGATTATTGGCCTCAGCCACGGCGGGGTCAGCGCTCTCCAGGCCCAGTGCCAGCACATTCCCACTAGTGCAATACCTTACTATACTATGGAGAATTTCCGCGGATTTCTCGGCATGAGTGGCGATTACCGCAGGATTTGCGTTATCGAGATGGAGCACATCCACTCCGAGCGCATTAATCCCTTGGAGGAGCTCATCGACAGCCTGGGGATTAGGTGTAGGCGTTTCACTCTCCCCCTCAGACATGTAACACAGGAAGCAGGTCTGTGCTCCCAAGCGGAAATTGCGCACTCCTAGGCGGTGGAGTTCTTTCACTTCCAATATGATATCTTTCGGCCTGCGGTGCACAGGCTTTCCCTTCAGGGGCTCAACGCAGAATGAACATCCGCCACTTGAATAGCGCACGCATCCCCTGAAGGTCTCGATCTCTGCGATTAGGGGCTGTGGGAAATCGGGGTGCGCCATGACAGCGGACGCGCCTTTTCTCAGCCAATCTTCCCATTCTTGAGGTGTGCGCCAACGCTCATTCGGCTCTAAGCCATTCAGAAAGTCGAATAGCATAGCAGCGGGGTCTTTGCGAGACACTAGATTGAAGGACCTCTTGTCGAGCGTATCATCCAAAGCTGCAGGTCCTCCCAGAAGCTTATTCCCGCGGAAATTAGAGGCTATTCTGATGATTTCTTTACCTGAAGCCGGAGCTGCCCTTAGATACCTGCCAGGGACGGCAGTACCTCCCAATACCACAAGCACCTCTCCCTCGGGCAAACTCCCGCGCCTAACATGATCTATAGTCACAACCATTACCTCGGAGCCAGCAGATATGGCGGCGCCAGCGGTAGCTCGAAGCAAGGGGGAGCTGTAGGGCGGGACGCCTAAAGAAGCCGGCTCGTCAATGTATCCATCTAAGATGACTACCTTCATTTCACCTCACTCTAAGTCATTCTTAGATATCAAATCCGCTCCTTAGCCATCGCTTCAATCAGAATAGAAGCCAGTAAAACCCATTTTCGATTCTCTTAAAGGACTCCTACGTGAAAAGGAGATTTAAATTAAAGTAATAATATTTGAAAGACAAACTAATGATTAATAAATAATAATAAGCAATAAGCATTCGAATAAATAATTATGGTTATATAAAAATTAAATATAAAAATATAAAATTAAATTTACATATAAAATAACGCTACTGGCATTAATTAAAAGTTAATCTTTTTTACGTGATACATTGAGCCGTGACATCGATGTACATGCTACTCAACCAGATATAAAGTCTATATGATTAAATATCTGCCTCTGGAATGAAAATAATGTCGAGTAGGTCGGTGTTGATATGGACGAAGTGCCCCTTCCCCAAAGGCCTGATATTGATGCGCACAATGAGATAGCTATAGAGGAAAAATGGAGAAAAGCGAATGAGCCGGCACTTCTCGCGTCGAAGAAACATCTTTTCTATAGGGGAAAATTGGCATAGCCCCAAAGTGTCCCGTGAGAGATGTTTGCGACTTCGCGACATGGTATACGCCTGGAGTTGCAGAGCCATGCAAAGAGATCGAGAATGATCCTTCGTTAGCTTATCTTTATACAAATAAATGGAATATGGTAGCTGTCGTTACGGACGGAACAAGAGTGCTTGGCCTAGGTGATATCGGCCCTCTAGCTAGTCTTCCTGTTATGGAAGGAAAGCCCCTCATCTTCAAGCACTTGGGGGGGATTGGACGCGGTTCCTATTTGTCTGGCCACGAAAGAAGAGGAAGAAATCGTCCGCACAGTGGAATTGTTGTCCCCTTCTTTCGGGGGAATCAATCTAGAAGATATATTCCAGCCTAAATGCTTCCGTATATTGGATTCTCTTAGATCCAGTTTGGACATTCCTGTTTGGCATGACGATCAGCAAGGAACCGCAACTGTTGTTCTAGCCGCTCTAATCAACTCTCTCAAGTTGGTGGGGAAGAGTATTTAGAAAATCGACATCGCCATGATAGGTGCGGGAGCGGCTAATATGGCAATCTCTCGCCTACTGGTAGCTGCTGGCGCAGATATTGGCAGGATTGTTATGACTGATTCCCGCGGTATACTTGGTCCGTGGCGCAAGGAGTTGAAGAGAGATTATCGAGAAAAATGGGACATCGCTATCCATTCAAACAGGGAAGGAAAAGTGGGAGGAGTTAGCGAAGCGATCAAAGATGCGGATGTGGTGATAGCAGCTTCACGGCCAGGCCCAGGAATAGTGACCAAAAGCATGGTGGCCTCGATGGCCGACTATGCCATCGTGTTCGCGACCGCTAACCCTATACCTGAAATTTGGCCCTGGGAAGCCATGGAGGCAGGGGCGAAGATTGTATCCACTGGGCGTTCGGATTTTCCCAATCAGGTGAATAACTCCTTGGCTTTCCCGGCAATCTTCAGGGGGGTTCTCGATGTTAGGGCTAGCTCTATTACCGAAGAGATGTGCTTAGCCGCAGCAATGGAATTGGCACTTGCCGCCGAGGAAAAGGGTCTTTCTCCTTCATGCATCATCCCGTCGATGGCGGATTGGGAGGTCTTCCCAAGAGTGGCGGTCGCCGTGGGCATGAAGGCCATAGAGCAAGGGGTGGCAAAGAATATACTTGGAAAGAAAGAACTCAACCTAAATGTTCACTTTATTATTTCCCGCGCCCGCCAAGAAATGGAGGCCTAGATGAAGGCTGGTGTAATCCCTGCCATGCCAGAATGAATTCTCATCTAATAGTCGAGAATCCTCATATAAGTGTTATACCTGTGTTTTCCACTGTTTGGATACCCTCAATGGAGCGCAACTTCTCCTCTAACTCTTCCAATACATTATTGGCATCGTCCATTATGCAGATTATCTCCAGCGCCTTTAATCCGAAAGCGAAAGGCTTCACTTCTGCTTTATAAGGCTGAACTCCCTCAGGCAGCAATCCAGGTAACCTATTCTTCAGTCCTTCCATATCAAATGTAGTATCCTCTGGAAGGAGATTGAATGTAACCGCCACTTTTCCCATGCAATCACCTTAAGGTCCAGAGAAACCACAATTAGCACATGAATAGGCTACACTTTGATCGCGACATTGAGGGCATCGCCCAATCTCTGTCTTTCCACATTGTGGACAAGGGAAAAAGGTAATACTCTTGCCAATCAACCTTATCCCGCATGAACTGCAAATCTTCTCTTTTTCCATAGCGCTCGCCGAGGCATGATTATGCTACTTATATTTATACGTGAGTGGTTTCGAACTCTCAGCCTTATTCAATTTTTTTCACCCAGATGGAGATATATTACCCTCGAGTGAACATTGATGGAATAATCTATTTTAACGCGCATTTCGCAGATTTTTCAGGAAGGCTGCTGCGATTTACGGGGAAGTTTCGCTTTAACTATATAATTCCAAGAAAATGTAATTCCAAGAAAATGGAGCATTTCCGGTCAGATCTCAGTAAGGGTTTGAGGTGCAAGCTTGAGGTGTGAAAAATGATGTTTTCTAACCTCTCGATAAAAATTCAAAGGGAAGGAGCTGAATAATCTGGTAATCTTATCCATTGAAAAATCAGCATCCGCATACCCAAGCTTTAAATAATGGCACTCTTTTCTGCCAAATCCGCATCGCCGGAAGCACTTGCCAATGGGCCCGTAGCTCAGCTAGGTAGGGGGCTTGCAGGGCTGAGCCTCCCTAGAAAGAGCACCTGGCTTTTAACCAGATGGTCCGGGGTTCGAAGAGCCGTCGGTCAACAACCGAGGGGACGAAAATCCCCGCGGGCCCGCCTTGGATAGGAAGTGAGGGGCAGAAATGGAAGCCGCAAACGCGAAAACCAACATTCGATGCATTTTTATAAGGCCACTACATAGTAGAAAGAACGGTCCGGAACGAGGGGCGAGGTGATTTTCGTGGAGGAGGATATCCAGCTTAATGTATTTAATCATGATTTAGTGCCTGCACATTATTTGTTGACAGAGGAAGAAGCCAAGGAAGTCTTGGCCAAACTCAAAGTTGACAAGGATAAACTGCCGAAAATCCGCAAGAGCGATCCGTGCATAAGACTTTTGGATGCCTTGGAGCAGGAGGCAGGAAGGCCAGCAATAAAGGAGGGGCGTGTGGTGAAAATCGTGCGTCGCTCCCCTACTTCTGAAATAGCGATAGCATATCGATTGGTAATAAGAGGGTGAAACCCTTGCGAGATCTAGTAGAGCTTTATTTCAAGGAAAGGAGCATTGTAAACCATCACATAGCGAGCTTTAACGACTTCCTCTCCACGATAGACAACCCCAACAGCCGAATGCAGAGCATCGTGGACAATCTTCGCGTATCAGCGGAGGATATAGATAGGGGCATTATCCGCCTAGACCCCGAGAAGACCGAAGGTAAGATCATCGAGATTAGAGTGGGGCGCAAAAGAGACGAGAAGACGGGACTTATTGACAGCCACTCTAGGCCTACGGTGCAGGTGAAAACGCCTGAAATCCGAGAAGCGAACGGCTATGTACACGAGCTTACCCCTATGGAGGCAAGGCTCCGCAACCTCAACTATATGGCACCGGTGTATGTGGATTTCACAGTTATCGAGGATGGCATCGAAAAAGATCCTGAGCGTGTGCACATCGGAGACCTACCCATAATGGTCAAATCAAAACGTTGCACCCTCTACAAAGAAAATCTCGAACAGGAGAGGGAATTGAGCGATGAAGAATACCGCCAAAAGCTTATTCAAAAAGGAGAGGACCCCATGGATCCTGGCGGTTACTTCATCATCGGTGGTACAGAGCGCGTGCTCATCACTTTAGAGGATTTGGCGCCCAATCGCGTGATGGTAGAGGTGAACGAGAGATACGGTACGAAACTCGAGGTGGCCAAAGTATTCTCCCAAAAGGAGGGCCACCGTGCTCTTACCTTGGTGGAGAAAAAGCGAGATGGCATGCTGATGGTAACGGTTCCGGCTGCCTCAGGGCAGATACCATTGGTTGCGCTCATGAAAGCGCTAGGCATGGAATCCGATGAGGAAATTTACAATGCTATCGTCTCCAGCGAGGAAATGTCCAATATCGTTTACGCCAACATTGAAGAATGCCAGGACAAAAAGCTCTATCCTCCTAACGGAATATTCACAACAGAGGACGCTATTCTCTATCTCGAGCGCAAATTCGCCACTGGACAAGCCAAGGAATATCGGCAGAAAAAGGTGGAGAGCATAATCGACCGCTCCCTCCTTCCCCATCTTGGAGATACCAAAGAAGATAGGATGAAGAAAGCCATATTCCTAGGCCGCATAGCGCGTTCGGTACTCGAACTTTCGCTGGGTAAGCGGAAAGAGGATGATAAGGACCACTATGCCAACAAGCGTTTGAAGCTTGCGGGCGACCTTATGGAGGACCTTTTCCGGGTGGCGTTTACCAACCTCATGAAAGACCTCAAATATCAATTGGAGAGGTCATATGCACGTAAGAAGGACCTGCGTATCTCCTCTGCTATTAGGCCAGATCTGCTTACGCATCGACTGCTCCATGCCCTGGCCACGGGCAATTGGGTGGGAGGAAGGGCCGGTGTATCACAGCTTCTGGATCGAACCTCCAATATGTCGACTCTCTCTCATTTGCGCCGTGTCACCTCGTCCCTGACGAGGTCTCAACCTCACTTTGAGGCGCGTGATCTGCATCCCACTCAATGGGGCCGGCTATGCCCCAATGAGACTCCTGAAGGGCAAAACTGCGGTCTTGTGAAGAACGCCGCACTCATTATCGACGTATCCGAGGGATTTCGCGAGGAGGATGTTGCCTATATGCTACGGGAGCAGGGGGTGAAAGAGGTCAAAAGCCCCCCTGTTGGCACGCGCGTGTATGTTAATGGAGACCTGAAAGGAATTTGCGACAGGCCAAGAGAATTGGTGAGTGAAATTCGCCAAAGGCGGCGCATGGGCCTTCTATCTAATGAGATCAACGTGCGCTATGATCGAGAGATGGATGAGATTATTATCAATTGCGATGAAGGTAGGCTGCGTCGACCACTGTTGGTACTGAAGAACGGTAGGACCATCCTCAATCGAAAGCATATCGAGGACATACGAGAGGGAAGGATTCAGTGGTCTGACCTGGTACGCGAAGGGGTTATAGAGTGGCTGGATGCAGAGGAGGAAGAGGACACCCTAATAGCTGTGGAGCCCTACAAGGTCCCAGAACGCTGCTCGGGTTGCGGCATAGCCTTATCCCCAACCTATGTGGATTGGATGAACCCCGCCTCCCCAGAGCCGCACGCTATACTAAAATGCAAACAGTGCGGGGCAGAGCTCAAAACGCCCTTGTTGCTCACCAACGAGCATACCCATTTAGAGGTGGATCCTCTTGTCATCCTTGGATGCTGTGCTGGCCTGGTACCATATCCTGAGCACAACTCCTCCCCCCGGGTAACCATGGGGTCAGGAATGGCCAAGCAGTCATTGGGCTTAGCGTCGAGCAATTACCGCCACCGTCCAGATACAAGAGGGCACATCATGCACTATCCGCAGAAGCCAATAGTGCAAACCCATACCATGAAGTTCGTCGCATTCAATGAGAGACCTGCGGGGCAGAACTTCTGCGTCGCCGTGCTGTCCTACCATGGATACAACATGGAGGACGCACTCATCCTTAACAAGGCTAGCATTGAGAGAGGATTGGGAAGGAGTACTTTCATGAGGACGTATAGAGCGGAAGAGCGCCGCTATCCAGGAGGACAAGAGGATCATTTCGAGATTCCTTCGCCTGATGTGAGGGGAGCTAGAGCTGACCTATCATACGCCTCACTTGGTGAGGACGGCCTTATTTCTCCTGAGACCCCCGTCGTTGGAGGTGATGTTCTCATCGGCAAGACCTCACCGCCAAGATTCTTGGAGGAAGAGACGGACTTCCTCACGCCTCAAAAAAGGAGAGAGACTTCCATAACCTGCCGTCCTGGAGAGACTGGTTGGGTAGACAGTGTTATGCTTACCGAAAGCGAGAACGGCTCACGCCTGGTGAAGGTCAAGGTGCGCGACGAACGCATTCCCGAGCTGGGAGATAAGTTCGCTTCTAGGCATGGACAGAAAGGGGTGGTGGGGCTCATCGTTCCCCAGGAGGATATGCCCTTCACATCGGATGGCGTGGTGCCGGACCTTGTCATCAATCCGCATGCCATCCCCTCACGTATGACCGTCGCCCACGTTCTCGAGATGATCGGAGGAAAGGTGGGAGCGATGGAGGCCAGGTTCGTGGACGGCACGCCATTCTCGGGAGAGAGGGAAGAGGCCATCCGCGAATCCTTGGTCAAGAATGGCTTCATGCACACTGGCAAGGAGGTCATGTATGATGGCTTGACAGGTAAGATGATCAAGGCCGACATATTCATAGGGGTCATCTACTACCAGAAGCTGCATCACATGGTCTCGGGGAAGATGCACGTCCGCTCAAGAGGGCCGGTGCAGATACTCACCCGTCAGCCTACAGAGGGCCGTTCAAGGCAAGGTGGGCTTAGGTTCGGTGAGATGGAACGAGATTGTCTCATCGGCCATGGAGCGGCAATGGTCATTAAGGATCGCTTGCTGGATGAATCGGATGGCACGTTCCAGTACGTATGCGGAAATCCCAACTGCGGTCATATAGCCATTCTCGACCGTCGCGGCTCGTTAAAATGCCCTGTCTGTGGGAACAATACCAATGTTCATCTGGTGCAGACGTCCTATGCATTCAAGCTGCTTCTAGATGAACTGCTCTCTCTTGGCGTAGCCATGCGCTTGCAACTGGAGGACCTAAGATGATGATGCGAGGAGTCTCCAAAAGAATAGCTTCGATAAAATTCGCCTGCCTCTCCCCCGATGAGATACGCAAGATGTCTGCTACCAAAATCATAACCGCGGATACCTATGACGATGACGGCTTCCCTATTGACATGGGGCTTATGGACACTCATCTGGGGGTCATCGAGCCTGGGTTGAGGTGCAAGACCTGCGGTCACAAAGTGGACGAATGCCCAGGACATTTCGGGCACATCGATCTAGCAATGCCAGTGAT from Methanomassiliicoccales archaeon includes the following:
- a CDS encoding elongation factor 1-beta; this encodes MGKVAVTFNLLPEDTTFDMEGLKNRLPGLLPEGVQPYKAEVKPFAFGLKALEIICIMDDANNVLEELEEKLRSIEGIQTVENTGITLI
- a CDS encoding NAD-dependent malic enzyme, coding for MIGAGAANMAISRLLVAAGADIGRIVMTDSRGILGPWRKELKRDYREKWDIAIHSNREGKVGGVSEAIKDADVVIAASRPGPGIVTKSMVASMADYAIVFATANPIPEIWPWEAMEAGAKIVSTGRSDFPNQVNNSLAFPAIFRGVLDVRASSITEEMCLAAAMELALAAEEKGLSPSCIIPSMADWEVFPRVAVAVGMKAIEQGVAKNILGKKELNLNVHFIISRARQEMEA
- a CDS encoding zinc finger domain-containing protein, yielding MEKEKICSSCGIRLIGKSITFFPCPQCGKTEIGRCPQCRDQSVAYSCANCGFSGP
- a CDS encoding DNA-directed RNA polymerase subunit H, which encodes MEEDIQLNVFNHDLVPAHYLLTEEEAKEVLAKLKVDKDKLPKIRKSDPCIRLLDALEQEAGRPAIKEGRVVKIVRRSPTSEIAIAYRLVIRG
- a CDS encoding DNA primase large subunit PriL → MMNSKELARYPFLKGAGEMVKQSGIELEDLLLKTALQEARTRGKKRVLSAIESGRVSDNPMATEEERLQEVLSYPLARILVSCVGDGFLIRRYALAEAKTAYERMQTEKMELLMQIAQELGVQAELIEGIPRLHFSDFLRLTSSLRDRKWKLVNTEVKRGMVSLPKTSFARVLEQALYDKIEDELPLPVNKWMMDALRPDVVELRRLAEEMKDRYQAEDLGEADVECFPPCMRRLVALAQAGENISHPGRFALTSFLYAIGLSREEILRIFSGSPDFDESKTKYQINHITGEISGTTYTPPECSTMRTNAVCFNADDLCKLEWVKHPLIYYRYRLRKKRRQPMKEEDHSKVISKEKPMRLQAGVPPNQKASSSNPKPET
- a CDS encoding radical SAM protein; this encodes MKVVILDGYIDEPASLGVPPYSSPLLRATAGAAISAGSEVMVVTIDHVRRGSLPEGEVLVVLGGTAVPGRYLRAAPASGKEIIRIASNFRGNKLLGGPAALDDTLDKRSFNLVSRKDPAAMLFDFLNGLEPNERWRTPQEWEDWLRKGASAVMAHPDFPQPLIAEIETFRGCVRYSSGGCSFCVEPLKGKPVHRRPKDIILEVKELHRLGVRNFRLGAQTCFLCYMSEGESETPTPNPQAVDELLQGINALGVDVLHLDNANPAVIATHAEKSAEILHSIVRYCTSGNVLALGLESADPAVAEANNLNATPEQTLEAIKLINQIGREIGPTGLPKLLPGLNFIIGLDGESKETLRLNLEFLREVRREGLWLRRINIRQVSPIRRHFKRRISHSDFLRFKEKVRLEIDKPLLQEMLPLGSRLSKVYTEIYEGNHTFGRQVGTYPILVGFEYPLQLGRFVDCKVVGWGERSVTAVEYPLDPNTCPLAALASLPSIGLKRASRLVKGRPYSNLQELASQLDDSSIAASIAPFLSLGD
- a CDS encoding CDP-alcohol phosphatidyltransferase family protein, with protein sequence MVLDAQRKKAEFILEPAARAFADINPNLISLSSLLLAALAALLIYLSYQHLTIAFLSLASLIILLSGFLDALDGKVARLSGKAGKRGDFVDHVIDRYADVLMIGAVAFSAWCDPYLGILAMVGVLLTSYMGTQAQAVGIGRQYAGLLGRADRLVLMVIACVVQAVLEAYGIRTLDFASLSLTIFEIMMIWFAVVGNLTALQRAYGTWRALK
- a CDS encoding DNA-directed RNA polymerase subunit B, whose protein sequence is MKPLRDLVELYFKERSIVNHHIASFNDFLSTIDNPNSRMQSIVDNLRVSAEDIDRGIIRLDPEKTEGKIIEIRVGRKRDEKTGLIDSHSRPTVQVKTPEIREANGYVHELTPMEARLRNLNYMAPVYVDFTVIEDGIEKDPERVHIGDLPIMVKSKRCTLYKENLEQERELSDEEYRQKLIQKGEDPMDPGGYFIIGGTERVLITLEDLAPNRVMVEVNERYGTKLEVAKVFSQKEGHRALTLVEKKRDGMLMVTVPAASGQIPLVALMKALGMESDEEIYNAIVSSEEMSNIVYANIEECQDKKLYPPNGIFTTEDAILYLERKFATGQAKEYRQKKVESIIDRSLLPHLGDTKEDRMKKAIFLGRIARSVLELSLGKRKEDDKDHYANKRLKLAGDLMEDLFRVAFTNLMKDLKYQLERSYARKKDLRISSAIRPDLLTHRLLHALATGNWVGGRAGVSQLLDRTSNMSTLSHLRRVTSSLTRSQPHFEARDLHPTQWGRLCPNETPEGQNCGLVKNAALIIDVSEGFREEDVAYMLREQGVKEVKSPPVGTRVYVNGDLKGICDRPRELVSEIRQRRRMGLLSNEINVRYDREMDEIIINCDEGRLRRPLLVLKNGRTILNRKHIEDIREGRIQWSDLVREGVIEWLDAEEEEDTLIAVEPYKVPERCSGCGIALSPTYVDWMNPASPEPHAILKCKQCGAELKTPLLLTNEHTHLEVDPLVILGCCAGLVPYPEHNSSPRVTMGSGMAKQSLGLASSNYRHRPDTRGHIMHYPQKPIVQTHTMKFVAFNERPAGQNFCVAVLSYHGYNMEDALILNKASIERGLGRSTFMRTYRAEERRYPGGQEDHFEIPSPDVRGARADLSYASLGEDGLISPETPVVGGDVLIGKTSPPRFLEEETDFLTPQKRRETSITCRPGETGWVDSVMLTESENGSRLVKVKVRDERIPELGDKFASRHGQKGVVGLIVPQEDMPFTSDGVVPDLVINPHAIPSRMTVAHVLEMIGGKVGAMEARFVDGTPFSGEREEAIRESLVKNGFMHTGKEVMYDGLTGKMIKADIFIGVIYYQKLHHMVSGKMHVRSRGPVQILTRQPTEGRSRQGGLRFGEMERDCLIGHGAAMVIKDRLLDESDGTFQYVCGNPNCGHIAILDRRGSLKCPVCGNNTNVHLVQTSYAFKLLLDELLSLGVAMRLQLEDLR